The DNA sequence GCCATCTCCAAGACGGTCAACATGCCGGAGTCGGCCACCATCGAGGAGATCGAGGAGATCTACTTCGAGGGCTGGAAGCTCGGCCTCAAGGCGCTGGCGATCTACCGCGACAACTGCAAGGTCGGCCAGCCGCTCTCCGCCAAGAAGAAGGAGGAGAAGGAGCAGGCCGAGCCCGAGGTCGAGAAGGTCGTCGAGTACCGCCCGGTCCGCAAGCGCCTCCCCAAGGGCCGTCCCGGCATCACCACCTCCTTCACGGTGGGCGGCGCCGAGGGCTACATGACCGCCAACTCCTACCCGGACGACGGTCTCGGCGAGGTCTTCCTGAAGATGTCCAAGCAGGGCTCGACCCTGGCGGGCATGATGGACGCCTTCTCGATCGCCGTGTCGGTCGGTCTCCAGTACGGCGTGCCCCTGGAGACCTACGTCTCGAAGTTCACCAACATGCGCTTCGAGCCGGCCGGTATGACGGACGACCCGGACGTGCGGATGGCGCAGTCGATCGTCGACTACATCTTCCGCCGGCTGGCGCTGGACTTCCTGCCCTTCGAGACCCGCTCGGCGCTCGGCATCCACTCTGCCGAGGAGCGTCAGCGCCACCTGGAGACGGGGTCCTACGAGCCCGCCGAGGACGAGGTGGATGTCGAGGGCCTGGCCCAGTCGGCACCGCGCCATGTGGACGCCCCGAAGAACAGCACCTCCCAGCCGCGGACCACGCCTGGGGCGCAGCGGGAGGCCCACAGCTCGACCGAACTGGTCGAGATTCAGTTGGGGTTGAACGCGGACGCGCCGCTCTGCTTCTCCTGCGGCACCAAGATGCGCCGCGCGGGCAGCTGCTACCTGTGCGAGGGCTGCGGTTCGACGAGCGGCTGCAGCTGATCGCGGGCCCTTGCGGATGACATCGATGCGATGACATCCGAGGCGGGGCGTGGGCCTTCGGGTCCGCGCCCCGCCGTCGTCTCGTGGCGTCGTATGGCGCGCAGCCGGACCGGGGGTGGTGACGGACTCCCCGGTATGTGATGGGGGCCACCGTGCCGCCGTAGGATGGCTCGGTGCTGGTCAAGTGGATTCGCTGCACCGTGGTGGACCGCCCGGGTTTCGAGCGGGGGCAGCGGAAGTGGGCGGGGTTGCCCGGCGAACCGGGATTCCGGGGGCAGGGCGGTGGCTGGAGCCGAGGGCGTCCGAATGTGGCGCATGTCTTCGCGTTCTGGGAGAGCCGGGCGTTCTACGACTCCTTCATGGCGCGGTCGCACGACCGGCTCGCGGCCGCGCAGTCGGGCACCTATCGGGACATGCAAGTCCGGCTGTTCGAGCACCGGTTCGATGTGAAGGTCGGCTTCGAACCGCGGTTCTCCGACGCGGACGTGGTGCGGGTCGCGCACTGCCGTGTGCGCCCCGACCGGGTCGATCACTTCACGCTGGTGCAGGAGAAGGTGTGGAACCCGGCGATGGCCGGGTCTCCCGGGATGCTGCGCGGAGTGTTCGGCGAGGCGCCGGGGAACGAGTTCCTGGTGCTGTCGATGTGGGACTCGGCGGCCGAGCACGGGAAGTA is a window from the Streptomyces luomodiensis genome containing:
- a CDS encoding YdbC family protein — protein: MLVKWIRCTVVDRPGFERGQRKWAGLPGEPGFRGQGGGWSRGRPNVAHVFAFWESRAFYDSFMARSHDRLAAAQSGTYRDMQVRLFEHRFDVKVGFEPRFSDADVVRVAHCRVRPDRVDHFTLVQEKVWNPAMAGSPGMLRGVFGEAPGNEFLVLSMWDSAAEHGKYREERVERLGLRAQIEADVAAIAGDVVRVESAWTV